One genomic window of Candidatus Melainabacteria bacterium includes the following:
- the nadB gene encoding L-aspartate oxidase, protein MRFKARANFDVVIIGSGISGLLCALELAKEKKTVCVLTKEAVTESSSLYAQGGVAVPVGQCDSVEKHLTDTLQAGCGLCDAAVAREIISNSISAFEKLISYGVKFDPDTNNLIHQTKEAAHSVPRVCHIGGDASGRFITKALIDKTCREQNISISQGSIALKILKNEDRACGVLVEDITRNKYVLLGKEIIIATGGTGQIYKFTTNPKVSTGDGIVMASNAGAELQDIEMIQFHPTVLLKGQEALLITEAIRGEGAKLKNSHGEPFADKYHKLGELAPRDVLARAILHEMKKANSEHVFLDVSNFNEEYFKNRFPTIYQFCKDRKINLFRTGIPVSPGAHYLVGGIKCNISGKTSVPGLWVTGESASNGFHGANRLASNSLLECIVTPHFLVKEMLEKILVNYPTLNNSYDIDIDNNQYHENDIKALLLDLQFKNWDNIGLIRTGKNLINHLNWLEGISEWFNLDVLSDHYQLQELKNMILLSKIICQAAIERKHSLGVHFREDYPQVPQEIRHSLFKVNVKEKMPVSFL, encoded by the coding sequence ATGAGATTTAAAGCAAGAGCAAACTTTGATGTAGTAATAATTGGTTCCGGAATTAGTGGTTTACTTTGTGCACTTGAGTTAGCTAAAGAAAAAAAAACAGTGTGTGTTTTAACTAAAGAAGCTGTTACTGAAAGCTCAAGCCTTTATGCACAAGGTGGAGTAGCTGTACCTGTTGGTCAATGTGACAGTGTAGAAAAGCATTTAACGGATACATTACAAGCAGGTTGCGGACTTTGTGATGCTGCTGTAGCTAGAGAAATAATAAGTAATTCAATATCTGCTTTCGAGAAATTAATTTCATATGGAGTGAAATTTGATCCAGATACAAATAATCTTATTCATCAAACAAAAGAAGCTGCTCACTCTGTTCCTAGAGTTTGTCATATTGGTGGAGATGCTTCAGGCAGGTTTATTACAAAAGCATTAATTGACAAGACTTGTAGGGAACAAAATATTTCTATATCACAAGGAAGTATAGCTCTTAAAATATTAAAAAATGAAGATAGAGCTTGTGGGGTGTTAGTTGAAGATATTACTCGTAATAAATATGTTCTTTTAGGAAAAGAAATTATAATTGCTACAGGCGGAACAGGTCAGATTTATAAATTTACTACTAACCCTAAAGTTAGTACTGGTGATGGAATTGTTATGGCATCTAATGCAGGTGCTGAACTTCAAGATATAGAAATGATTCAGTTTCATCCTACAGTCTTACTTAAAGGACAGGAAGCATTACTAATAACTGAAGCTATTCGTGGGGAAGGTGCAAAATTAAAAAACTCTCATGGTGAGCCTTTTGCAGATAAATATCATAAGTTAGGGGAATTAGCTCCAAGGGATGTTTTAGCAAGAGCTATTTTGCATGAAATGAAAAAAGCAAATTCAGAACATGTTTTTCTTGATGTTAGTAATTTTAATGAAGAATATTTTAAAAACAGATTTCCAACAATTTATCAATTTTGTAAGGATAGAAAAATAAATTTATTTAGAACAGGAATCCCAGTATCACCTGGCGCTCATTATTTAGTTGGTGGTATTAAATGTAATATTTCAGGTAAGACCTCTGTTCCTGGATTATGGGTCACTGGTGAAAGTGCCTCAAATGGATTTCATGGAGCAAACAGGCTTGCAAGTAATTCTTTGCTTGAGTGTATTGTTACACCTCATTTTTTAGTTAAAGAGATGCTGGAAAAAATACTTGTTAATTATCCGACTTTAAATAATTCTTATGATATTGATATTGATAACAACCAATATCATGAAAATGATATTAAAGCTCTTTTATTAGATCTACAATTTAAAAATTGGGACAACATAGGCCTTATAAGAACAGGTAAGAATTTAATTAATCATTTAAATTGGCTTGAGGGTATATCAGAGTGGTTTAATCTTGATGTTTTAAGTGATCATTATCAACTTCAAGAACTAAAAAATATGATTCTTTTATCAAAGATTATATGTCAAGCTGCTATAGAACGTAAACATAGCTTAGGGGTACATTTTAGAGAAGATTATCCACAAGTTCCGCAAGAGATAAGGCATAGTCTGTTTAAAGTAAATGTGAAAGAAAAAATGCCTGTATCATTTTTATAA
- the nadC gene encoding carboxylating nicotinate-nucleotide diphosphorylase, translating into MTKKINKQIVLDALKEDLGSSSDITSESIFQKNHKSKFNLIVKEDAVLAGTKIFKLAFLLLDKKIKINMLFKDGNKVKRNTVIAKIYGSTLSILKAERTALNFISHLSGIATCTNELLNLISRKRFSKKLILLDTRKTTPNLRELEKQAVRAGGGRNHRMNLSSMILIKDNHINVAGSVKNAFSKVLQKYGCKFKIEIEVRNMKELKEAISCKPDVIMFDNWNVKKLKKVLKFFPKHIKIEVSGQINKKNISHYASLGADYISTSYMIKNSKWTDFSLDAV; encoded by the coding sequence ATAACGAAGAAAATAAATAAACAAATTGTATTAGATGCTCTTAAGGAAGATTTAGGATCTTCTAGTGATATAACTTCAGAAAGCATATTTCAAAAAAATCATAAGTCTAAATTTAATTTAATTGTCAAGGAAGATGCTGTCTTAGCAGGCACTAAAATTTTTAAATTAGCTTTTTTATTACTTGATAAGAAAATTAAAATTAATATGCTCTTTAAAGATGGAAATAAAGTTAAAAGAAATACTGTCATTGCAAAAATTTACGGTAGTACTTTATCGATTTTAAAAGCTGAAAGAACTGCACTGAATTTTATTTCTCATTTGTCTGGTATAGCAACTTGTACTAATGAATTGTTAAACTTAATTTCAAGAAAAAGATTTTCAAAGAAGTTAATCCTTTTAGATACAAGAAAAACAACTCCTAATTTAAGAGAACTTGAAAAGCAAGCAGTAAGGGCTGGTGGTGGTAGAAATCACAGAATGAATTTAAGCAGTATGATTTTAATAAAGGATAATCATATTAATGTTGCAGGAAGTGTGAAAAACGCTTTTAGTAAAGTACTTCAAAAATATGGCTGTAAGTTTAAAATTGAAATAGAGGTAAGAAACATGAAAGAATTAAAAGAAGCAATTTCTTGTAAGCCAGATGTCATAATGTTTGATAACTGGAATGTTAAGAAATTAAAGAAAGTATTAAAATTCTTTCCAAAACATATTAAAATTGAAGTAAGTGGTCAGATTAATAAAAAAAATATTAGCCATTATGCAAGTTTAGGCGCAGATTATATTTCTACAAGTTACATGATTAAAAATAGTAAGTGGACAGATTTTTCATTAGATGCAGTTTAG
- the nadA gene encoding quinolinate synthase NadA encodes MVLKTTQFEVRELVHKKNAVILTHIYQRLEVQDVADHVGDSLALSKFAAKTKADIIVFCGVHFMAETAKLLNPQKTVLLPDLQSGCPMADMISVDDLKAFKAKYPNAPVVCYINSSAAVKAESDLCCTSTNAVQIVNSLKEEEVIFIPDKGLGVWVQEQLPHKKLHIYDGFCPTHYQITIKEVFVMREKYPDAVIVAHPECDPEVWRLADFTGSTSQIYKFVSSHEKDKFIILSEQGLVARMQRDMKHKTIVTTFPLPLCPNMKYHKLESIIEALQENKHKIEIDPGIFEKAASTINKMFKITESDSHSSKNFWEGPKPALSVKGVKIASKCTAL; translated from the coding sequence ATGGTTCTTAAAACAACACAATTTGAAGTAAGAGAACTTGTACATAAGAAAAATGCTGTTATTTTAACTCACATTTATCAAAGGTTAGAAGTTCAAGATGTTGCAGATCATGTTGGTGATAGTTTAGCTTTGTCTAAATTTGCTGCAAAGACAAAGGCAGATATTATTGTTTTTTGTGGTGTACATTTTATGGCAGAAACTGCAAAGTTGTTAAATCCACAAAAAACAGTTTTGTTGCCTGATTTACAATCAGGATGCCCTATGGCAGATATGATCTCTGTAGATGACTTAAAAGCATTTAAAGCTAAATATCCTAATGCACCAGTAGTTTGTTATATAAATTCAAGTGCAGCTGTAAAAGCAGAATCTGATCTTTGTTGTACAAGTACAAATGCAGTGCAAATTGTAAACTCCTTAAAAGAGGAAGAGGTAATATTTATTCCTGACAAAGGTTTAGGTGTCTGGGTACAAGAACAATTGCCACATAAAAAACTTCATATATATGATGGATTTTGCCCTACTCATTATCAAATTACTATTAAAGAAGTTTTTGTAATGAGAGAAAAATATCCAGATGCAGTTATAGTTGCACATCCTGAATGTGATCCTGAAGTTTGGCGATTAGCTGATTTTACTGGCAGCACATCACAAATTTATAAATTTGTTTCAAGTCATGAAAAAGATAAATTTATTATTCTCTCTGAACAAGGATTGGTAGCTAGGATGCAGCGTGATATGAAACACAAAACTATAGTTACAACATTTCCTTTACCCTTATGTCCAAATATGAAATATCACAAATTAGAAAGCATTATTGAAGCACTTCAAGAAAATAAACATAAAATTGAAATAGATCCAGGAATTTTTGAAAAAGCAGCAAGTACTATAAATAAAATGTTTAAAATTACTGAATCTGACTCACATAGCAGTAAAAACTTCTGGGAAGGACCAAAACCAGCTTTGAGTGTTAAAGGTGTTAAAATAGCTTCTAAATGCACAGCTCTTTAA
- a CDS encoding dipeptide epimerase: MSRISYTARPFNLKLEYPFGISRGSINIARNVLVTLAFDDILAYGEAAPSSYYGESQDSVIEFLNAFVKNKRIENYLTNIKQLIEDLNYFTSSVYRGSSSSACVALEMAFWDLIGKIENKSLYQFFFVDDPFLSNGRTYDHIKPTSYTIALDKLLVVEEKVSRALKLGYKILKIKLGLSYDEDLNILKTVKNLLKDSSCIIRVDANGGWDIDTLKRMFDVLPSYGVELIEQPLPKGQIRMCSLDIKNSPIPIFADEDCVLANDVEKLAGKVHGVNIKLMKTGSILEAYNMINLARSYNLKIMLGCMIESSCAISASVHLSPLADYVDLDGHLLLERDPFSGLTLENNKIIPSFDSGLGVYFSSD, encoded by the coding sequence ATGTCTAGGATAAGTTATACTGCCAGGCCTTTTAATTTAAAGCTTGAATACCCTTTTGGAATTTCTAGAGGCTCAATTAATATAGCAAGAAATGTTTTAGTTACTTTAGCTTTTGATGATATTCTTGCTTATGGTGAAGCTGCACCTTCAAGTTATTATGGGGAAAGTCAGGATTCTGTTATTGAATTTTTAAATGCATTTGTTAAAAATAAAAGAATTGAAAATTATTTAACAAATATAAAACAATTAATTGAAGATTTAAATTATTTTACTTCTAGTGTTTATCGTGGTTCTTCTTCTAGTGCCTGTGTTGCATTAGAAATGGCATTTTGGGATTTAATTGGGAAAATAGAAAATAAATCACTTTATCAATTCTTTTTTGTTGATGATCCGTTTTTAAGTAATGGCAGAACTTATGATCATATAAAACCAACTTCATACACGATTGCACTTGATAAATTGCTTGTTGTTGAAGAAAAAGTTAGTAGAGCTTTAAAGCTTGGCTATAAGATTTTAAAAATTAAACTTGGTTTAAGTTATGATGAAGATTTAAATATATTAAAGACAGTAAAAAATCTCCTAAAAGATAGTTCATGTATTATTCGGGTGGATGCAAATGGTGGATGGGATATTGATACTTTAAAAAGAATGTTTGATGTTTTGCCATCATATGGAGTAGAACTAATTGAGCAGCCGTTACCCAAGGGACAAATTCGAATGTGTTCTCTTGATATAAAAAACTCACCAATTCCAATTTTTGCAGATGAAGATTGTGTCTTAGCTAATGATGTAGAAAAGCTTGCAGGAAAAGTTCATGGTGTAAATATTAAGCTAATGAAAACAGGTAGTATTTTAGAAGCTTATAATATGATTAATTTAGCAAGATCATACAATTTAAAAATTATGTTGGGATGTATGATTGAATCTTCTTGTGCAATTTCTGCTAGTGTACATCTTTCACCTTTAGCTGATTATGTTGATTTAGATGGACATTTGCTTTTAGAGCGAGATCCGTTTTCTGGTTTAACATTAGAAAATAATAAAATCATTCCATCTTTTGACTCAGGCTTGGGTGTATATTTTTCTAGTGATTGA
- a CDS encoding HD domain-containing protein gives MHSSLTIKELSHSLFIDLVETLLEPKTNKLWLQKVVNLLKQLLDARHVVLHAYIDNLIVFGSDDSSFINGKLQKQNYEIDQSYIFPLSVEGKIEVVWESKPQEDKLNEVNRIFLLVQSALKNRADLISNKERFLRQESLARIEKILITELDFKSQLYSFAKEVTKTLNTTRCQIKLFSQNKPSIFDNQLSTEYVQNGFLESSSIIPVFEKDWLCKLEKKYDHESFLLSYKMDVGKALSGIEALLSIYSVLGYPLIYKDKPIGVIVLHQCDYERNWKDDEISYLKEISLFLSVLIGKELDINKKKYFKDTLDLSTNIISSDEFLRELNHIQIEAQITNSFFSLIMVDIERLRDINLSLGFVAGNLVLSQTARYLHRIFSDKYQIVRFSNDEFIIIMKNVNEEQARLEAEKLKESLNNISVLGVGPVDYNFSFVTYPTHTTSISEMLVLLEQAMVLSKARGKLQISSFDEVKSESRDKWQQLIANAIPEIIIKKTSFKTGPEVIETINKQITENKSLNSYNADILDSVQSLAIALDAKDSYTKDHSKEVSEYAYLLAKNLNLDFQELEWIRLAASLHDIGKIGIPESILCKPGKLTKEEYEIIKKHPVIGAKILKPIKPLKKVAALVLLHHENWDGNGYPNHLKKSEIPLGARIVSIVDAYQAMTSDRPYRAALPFYEVIKRLKEGKGKQWDPELIDMFIEIITKQN, from the coding sequence ATGCACAGCTCTTTAACAATAAAAGAACTAAGTCATTCTCTTTTTATTGATCTTGTAGAAACTCTTTTAGAACCAAAAACCAATAAATTATGGCTGCAAAAAGTTGTTAATTTGTTAAAGCAACTGCTTGATGCAAGGCATGTTGTTCTTCATGCTTATATTGATAATTTAATTGTGTTTGGTAGTGATGACTCATCATTCATAAATGGAAAACTACAAAAACAAAATTACGAAATAGATCAAAGTTATATCTTCCCACTTTCAGTTGAAGGAAAAATTGAAGTTGTTTGGGAAAGTAAACCACAAGAAGATAAGTTAAATGAGGTAAATCGTATTTTTTTACTAGTTCAAAGTGCTTTAAAAAACAGAGCTGACTTAATATCAAACAAAGAAAGATTTTTAAGACAAGAAAGTTTGGCAAGAATTGAAAAAATATTAATAACTGAATTGGATTTTAAAAGCCAATTATACTCTTTTGCAAAGGAAGTAACTAAGACATTAAATACTACAAGGTGTCAAATTAAACTATTTTCTCAAAACAAGCCTTCAATTTTTGATAATCAATTATCAACTGAATATGTTCAGAATGGATTTTTAGAATCTAGTTCTATAATTCCTGTTTTTGAAAAAGATTGGCTTTGTAAATTAGAAAAAAAATATGATCATGAATCTTTTTTACTTAGCTATAAAATGGATGTAGGTAAAGCATTGAGTGGGATTGAAGCTTTATTGTCGATTTATTCTGTCCTAGGATATCCTCTTATTTATAAAGATAAGCCAATTGGTGTAATTGTTTTACATCAATGTGATTATGAGAGAAACTGGAAAGATGATGAGATCTCATATCTTAAAGAAATATCTTTATTTTTAAGTGTTTTAATTGGTAAGGAACTTGACATAAATAAGAAAAAATATTTTAAAGATACTTTGGATTTAAGTACCAATATTATCAGCTCGGATGAATTTTTAAGAGAACTTAATCATATTCAAATTGAAGCTCAAATTACAAATTCTTTTTTTAGTTTAATTATGGTTGACATTGAAAGACTTAGGGATATTAATTTAAGTTTAGGTTTTGTTGCTGGAAATCTTGTTTTATCACAGACTGCTAGATACCTTCATAGAATATTTAGTGATAAATATCAAATAGTTAGGTTTAGCAATGATGAGTTTATAATAATAATGAAAAATGTAAATGAGGAACAAGCAAGATTAGAAGCTGAAAAGCTAAAAGAATCTTTAAATAATATTTCTGTTCTAGGAGTAGGACCAGTAGATTATAATTTTTCATTTGTAACTTACCCTACTCATACTACTTCTATTTCTGAAATGCTTGTGTTATTAGAGCAAGCAATGGTTCTTTCAAAAGCTAGAGGTAAATTACAAATATCTAGTTTTGATGAAGTTAAATCTGAATCAAGAGATAAATGGCAACAATTAATTGCTAATGCTATTCCGGAAATAATTATAAAAAAGACAAGTTTTAAAACAGGACCAGAAGTCATTGAAACAATAAACAAGCAAATCACTGAAAATAAGAGCTTGAACTCTTACAATGCTGATATTTTAGATTCTGTTCAATCCTTAGCTATTGCATTAGATGCTAAGGATTCTTATACAAAAGATCATAGTAAAGAAGTTTCAGAGTATGCATATTTGCTTGCAAAAAATTTAAACCTGGACTTTCAGGAACTTGAATGGATTAGACTTGCAGCATCGCTGCATGATATTGGCAAAATTGGTATACCTGAAAGTATTTTATGTAAGCCTGGAAAGTTAACTAAAGAAGAGTATGAAATAATAAAAAAGCATCCTGTAATAGGTGCAAAAATTTTAAAGCCAATAAAACCATTAAAAAAAGTTGCAGCTTTAGTTTTGTTACATCATGAAAATTGGGATGGTAATGGTTATCCTAATCATTTAAAGAAAAGCGAGATCCCACTTGGTGCAAGAATTGTAAGCATTGTTGATGCATACCAAGCAATGACCAGTGATAGACCTTATAGGGCTGCATTACCTTTTTATGAAGTGATTAAAAGACTTAAAGAGGGCAAAGGAAAACAATGGGACCCTGAACTTATTGATATGTTTATAGAAATAATAACTAAACAAAATTGA
- a CDS encoding DUF1611 domain-containing protein, whose amino-acid sequence MLTSKNKVIVYAQDAFSSNSAKTAVGFIKYGLSKTVGIVDRKLAGKRASDIYKGLLPVPIYNSIDIAKKSNPDADVLLIGIAPAGGKFPKEWLGEIKKAISYKLNIVNGLHDFLNDIDEIRSLANKNNVFVWDVRDWQLIKQNLKTGVANGLLLNYPIKIVLTVGTDAAIGKMTVALELTKSAKLSGKSATFVATGQTGIMISGSGAPIDAITGDFMAAAIEEELIKASKRKYEIAFIEGQGSILHPAWSGVTLALLHGALPHKLILCHKVGREYLKNTKVKIGSLNEFINIYESISLPLRKAKVVGIGLNTYELSKRETSDAIKKIEDETGLIASDPVKETGEKLLRACLG is encoded by the coding sequence ATGCTGACTTCAAAAAATAAGGTAATTGTTTATGCTCAGGATGCTTTTAGTAGTAACAGTGCAAAAACAGCAGTTGGTTTTATTAAATATGGTTTGTCTAAAACTGTTGGAATAGTTGATAGAAAACTTGCAGGGAAAAGAGCAAGTGATATATATAAAGGACTACTACCTGTGCCAATTTATAATTCAATTGACATAGCTAAAAAATCAAACCCAGATGCTGATGTTTTATTAATAGGAATTGCACCTGCTGGGGGAAAATTTCCAAAAGAATGGCTAGGAGAAATTAAAAAAGCAATTTCATATAAATTAAATATAGTTAATGGATTGCATGATTTTTTAAATGACATTGATGAAATAAGAAGTTTAGCAAATAAAAATAATGTCTTTGTTTGGGATGTCAGGGATTGGCAGTTAATTAAGCAAAATTTAAAAACTGGAGTTGCAAATGGACTATTGTTAAATTATCCAATTAAAATTGTACTTACTGTAGGAACTGATGCAGCAATTGGAAAAATGACAGTTGCCCTAGAGTTAACTAAATCAGCAAAGCTTTCAGGTAAATCTGCAACATTTGTTGCTACTGGTCAAACAGGCATTATGATAAGTGGAAGTGGAGCACCAATAGATGCAATAACTGGAGACTTCATGGCAGCTGCAATTGAAGAAGAACTTATTAAGGCCAGTAAAAGAAAATATGAGATTGCTTTTATAGAAGGGCAAGGCTCTATCTTGCATCCTGCTTGGTCTGGAGTTACATTAGCTTTATTACATGGTGCTCTTCCTCATAAATTAATTCTTTGTCATAAAGTAGGAAGAGAATATTTAAAGAATACAAAAGTAAAAATTGGATCGTTAAATGAATTTATAAATATTTATGAATCTATATCTTTGCCATTAAGAAAAGCTAAAGTAGTAGGAATAGGATTAAATACATATGAATTAAGTAAAAGAGAAACAAGTGATGCTATAAAAAAAATTGAAGATGAAACTGGTTTAATAGCGTCTGATCCAGTTAAGGAAACAGGAGAAAAACTTTTAAGAGCATGTCTAGGATAA